A region of Eschrichtius robustus isolate mEscRob2 chromosome 19, mEscRob2.pri, whole genome shotgun sequence DNA encodes the following proteins:
- the EDC4 gene encoding enhancer of mRNA-decapping protein 4 isoform X3 produces the protein MASSCASIDIEDATQHLRDILKLDRPAGGPSAESQRPSNAYNGDLNGLLVPDPLCSGDGTSTNKPGLRAMPPINLQEKQVICLLGDDSSTCIGILAKEVEIVASSDSSISSKARGSNKVKIQPVAKYDWEQKYYYGNLIAVSNSFLAYAIRAANNGSAMVRVISVSTSERTLLKGFTGSVADLAFAHLNSPQLACLDEAGNLFVWRLALVNGKIQEEILVHIRQPEGTPLNHFRRIIWCPFIPEESEDCCEEGSPTVALLHEDRAEVWDLDMLRSNHSTWPVDVSQIKQGFIVVKGHSTCLSEGALSPDGTVLATASHDGFVKFWQIYIEGQDEPRCLHEWKPHDGRPLSCLLFCDNHKKQDPEVPFWRFLITGADQNRELKMWCTVSWTCLQTIRFSPDIFSSVSVPPSLKVCLDLSAEYLILSDVQRKVLYVMELLQNQEEGRACFSSISEFLLTHPVLSFGIQVVSRCRLRHTEVLPAEEENDSLGADGTHGVGAMESAAGVLIKLFCVHTKALQDVQIRFQPQLNPDVVAPLPTHPAHEDFAFPTAFGESRPELASEGLGSATHGSQPDLRRIVELPAPADFLSLSSETKPKLMTPDAFMTPSTSLQQIAASPSSSSSSSSSSSLTAVSAMSSTSAVDPSLPRPPEELTLSPKLQLDGGLTMSSSSSLQASPRSLLPGLLPSPADKLPPKGPGQVPTAASTLSLELQEVEPLGLPQASPSRTRSPDVISSASTALSQDIPEIASEALSRGFGSSAPEGLEPDSMASAASALHLLSPRPRPGPELGPQLSLDGGPGDGDRHSTPSLLEAALTQEATAPDSQVWPTAPDITRETCSSLAESPRNGLQEKHKSLAFHRPPYHLLQQHDSQDASAEQSDHDDEVASLASAAGGFGTRVPTPRLPAKDWKTKGSPRASPKLKRKGKKDDGNSSVGSRLTEHQVAEAPEDWPALIWQQQRELAQLRHSQEELLQRLCTQLEGLQSTVTGHVERALESRHEQEQRRLERALAEGQQRGGQLQEQLTQQLSQALSSAVAGRLERSIRDEIKKTVPPCVSRSLEPVAGQLSNSVATKLTAVEGSMKENISKLLKSKNLTDAIARAAADTLQGPMQAAYREAFQSVVLPAFEKSCQAMFQQINDSFRLGTQEYLQQLESHMKSRKAREQEAREPVLAQLRGLVSTLQGATEQMAATVSSSVRAEVQHQLHVAVGSLQEAILAQVQRIVKGEVSVALKEQQAAVTSSIMQAMRSAAGTPVPATHLDCQAQQAHILQLLQQGHLNQAFQQALTAADLNLVLYVCETVDPGQVFGQPPCPLSQPVLLSLIQQLASDLGTRTDLKLSYLEEAVMHLDHSDPITRDHMGSVMAQVRQKLFQFLQAEPHNSLGKAARRLSLMLHGLMTPSLP, from the exons ATGGCCTCCTCCTGCGCGAGCATCGACATCGAGGACGCCACGCAGCACCTGCGGGACATCCTCAAGCTGGACCGGCCCGCGGGGG GTCCCAGTGCAGAGAGCCAGCGACCATCTAATGCCTACAATGGAGATCTCAATGGGCTCCTGGTCCCAGACCCCCTCTGCTCAGGTGATGGTACTTCAACAAACAAGCCTGGTCTCCGAGCCATGCCACCTATTAACCTGCAGGAAAAGCAGGTCAT CTGCCTCTTAGGAGACGACAGTTCCACCTGCATCGGGATTTTGGCCAAGGAAGTGGAGATTGTGGCCAGCAGTGACTCTAGCATCTCGAGCAAGGCACGGGGGAGCAACAAG GTGAAAATCCAGCCCGTCGCCAAGTATGACTGGGAGCAGAAATACTACTATGGCAACCTGATTGCTGTGTCCAACTCTTTCTTGGCCTATGCTATTCGGG CTGCCAACAACGGCTCAGCGATGGTACGGGTGATCAGTGTCAGCACTTCAGAGAGGACCCTGCTCAAAGGCTTCACAGGCAGCGTGGCTGATCTGGCCTTTGCACACCTCAATTCCCCACAGCTGGCCTGCCTGGATGAGGCAGGCAACCTGTTTGTGTGGCGCTTGGCCCTGGTTAATGGCAAAATTCA AGAAGAGATCTTGGTCCATATCCGACAGCCAGAGGGCACTCCACTGAACCACTTCCGCAGGATCATCTGGTGCCCCTTCATCCCCGAAGAGAGTGAGGACTGCTGTGAGGAGGGCAGCCCAACGGTGGCCCTGTTGCATGAGGACCGG GCTGAGGTATGGGACCTGGACATGCTCCGCTCCAACCACAGCACCTGGCCCGTGGATGTCAGCCAGATCAAGCAGGGCTTCATCGTGGTAAAAGGCCACAGCACA TGCCTAAGTGAAGGGGCCCTCTCACCTGATGGGACTGTCCTGGCTACCGCAAGTCATGATGGCTTCGTCAAGTTCTGGCAGATTTACATTGAGGGGCAGGATGAGCCAAG GTGTTTGCACGAGTGGAAGCCTCACGATGGGAGGCCCCTCTCCTGCCTCCTGTTCTGTGACAACCACAAGAAACAGGATCCTGA GGTCCCTTTCTGGAGGTTCCTCATTACTGGCGCTGACCAGAATCGGGAGCTGAAGATGTGGTGCACGGTGTCCTGGACCTGCCTGCAGACCATTCG CTTCTCCCCAGATATCTTCAGCTCAGTGAGTGTGCCCCCCAGCCTCAAGGTTTGCCTGGACCTCTCAGCAGAATACCTGATTCTCAGCGATGTGCAACGGAAG GTCCTCTACGTGATGGAACTGCTGCAGAACCAGGAGGAGGGCCGTGCCTGCTTCAGCTCCATCTCTGAGTTCCTGCTCACCCACCCTGTGCTGAGCTTCGGTATCCAGGTTGTGAGTCGCTGCCGGCTGCGGCACACTGAGGTGCTGCCAGCCGAGGAGGAGAATGACAGCCTAGGGGCTG ATGGGACCCATGGAGTTGGTGCCATGGAGTCTGCAGCCGGTGTGCTCATCAAGCTCTTTTGTGTGCACACTAA GGCATTGCAAGATGTACAGATCCGTTTCCAACCACAGCTGAACCCTGACGTGGTGGCCCCGCTCCCCACACACCCTGCCCATGAGGACTTTG CTTTTCCCACAGCATTTGGAGAGTCTCGACCAGAACTGGCTTCTGAGGGCCTGGGATCGGCCACTCACGGCTCCCAGCCTGACCTCCGACGCATCGTGGAGCTGCCTGCACCTGCCGACTTCCTCAGTCTGAGCAGTGAGACCAAGCCCAAGCTGATGACACCTGATGCCTTCATGACACCTAGCACCTCCCTGCAGCAG ATCGCTGCATCTcccagtagcagcagcagcagcagcagcagttccTCTCTTACAGCGGTGTCTGCCATGAGCAGTACTTCGGCCGTGGACCCCTCTTTGCCCAG GCCACCTGAGGAGCTGACCTTGAGCCCCAAGCTACAGCTGGATGGCGGTCTGACAatgagcagcagcagcagcctgcaGGCAAGCCCGCGTAGCCTCCTGCCTGGCCTGCTCCCAAGTCCGGCCGACAAATTGCCTCCCAAAGGGCCCGGGCAG GTGCCTACTGCTGCCTCTACACTATCCCTGGAGCTGCAGGAAGTGGAGCCCCTGGGGCTACCCCAGGCTTCCCCCAGCCGCACCCGCTCCCCCGATGTTATCTCCTCAGCTTCCACTGCCCTGTCCCAGGATATCCCTGAGATCGCATCTGAGGCACTGTCCCGTGGCTTTggctcctctgctcctgagggCCTGGAGCCGGACAGTATGGCCTCAGCTGCTTCAGCACTACACCTGCTGTCTCCACGGCCCCGGCCGGGACCCGAGCTTGGCCCCCAGCTTAGCCTGGATGGAGGCCCTGGGGATGGGGATCGGCATAGTACCCCTTCCCTCCTGGAGGCAGCCTTGACCCAGGAGGCCACGGCCCCTGACAGTCAGGTCTGGCCTACGGCACCAGACATTACTCGTGAGACCTGCAGCAGCCTGGCAGAGAG CCCCCGGAATGGCCTCCAGGAAAAGCACAAGAGCCTGGCCTTTCACCGACCACCTTATCACCTGCTGCAGCAACACGACAGTCAGGACGCCAGTGCCGAGCAAAG TGACCACGATGACGAGGTGGCCAGCCTGGCCTCTGCTGCAGGGGGCTTTGGCACCAGAGTTCCCACTCCACGTCTTCCTGCCAAGGACTGGAAGACCAAAGGATCCCCTCGGGCCTCACCCAAGCTCAAGCGAAAGGGCAAAAAGGATGACGG GAATTCATCCGTGGGATCCCGGCTCACAGAGCACCAG GTGGCAGAGGCCCCTGAGGACTGGCCAGCACTAATTTGGCAACAGCAGAGAGAGCTGGCGCAGCTTCGGCACAGCCAAGAAGAGCTGCTACAGCGTCTGTGCACCCAACTTGAAGGCCTGCAGAGCACTGTCACGGGCCACGTAGAACGTGCCCTAGAGTCACGGCACGAGCAGGAGC AGCGGCGACTGGAGCGGGCACTGGCCGAGGGACAGCAGCGTGGTGGGCAGCTGCAGGAACAGCTGACGCAACAGCTGTCCCAAGCACTATCTTCAGCTGTGGCTGGGCGGCTGGAGCGCAGCATACGGGATGAGATCAAGAAGACGGTTCCTCCAT GTGTGTCTAGGAGTCTGGAGCCCGTGGCAGGCCAACTGAGCAACTCAGTGGCCACCAAACTCACAGCCGTGGAGGGTAGCATGAAAGAGAATATCTCCAAGCTGCTGAAGTCCAAG AACTTAACAGATGCCATTGCCCGAGCAGCCGCAGACACGTTACAGGGGCCAATGCAGGCCGCCTACCGTGAAGCCTTCCAGAGCGTGGTACTGCCCGCCTTCGAGAAGAGCTGCCAGGCCATGTTCCAGCAGATCAATGATAGCTTCCGACTGGGCACGCAGGAAT ACTTGCAGCAGCTGGAGAGCCACATGAAGAGCCGAAAGGCACGAGAACAGGAGGCGCGGGAGCCCGTGCTGGCCCAGCTGCGGGGCCTGGTCAGCACACTGCAGGGGGCCACTGAGCAGATGGCGGCTACCGTGTCCAGCAGCGTTCGGGCTGAGGTGCAGCACCAGCTGCACGTGGCTGTGGGCAG CCTGCAAGAGGCAATTTTAGCACAGGTGCAGCGCATTGTTAAGGGTGAGGTGAGTGTGGCACTCAAGGAGCAGCAGGCTGCCGTCACCTCTAGCATCATGCAGGCCATGCGCTCAGCCGCTGGCACACCTGTCCCTGCCACCCACCTCGACTGCCAAGCCCAGCAAGCCCATATCCTGCAGTTGCTGCAGCAGGGCCACCTCAATCAGGCCTTCCAGCAG GCCCTGACAGCTGCCGACCTGAACCTGGTGCTGTACGTGTGTGAAACTGTGGACCCAGGCCAGGTTTTTGGGCAGCCACCTTGCCCCCTCTCCCAGCCTGTACTCCTTTCACTCATCCAGCAACTGGCCTCTGACCTTGGCACTCGAACTGACCTCAAGCTCAG CTACCTggaagaggctgtgatgcacctGGACCACAGTGACCCCATCACTCGGGACCACATGGGCTCTGTCATGGCCCAGGTGCGCCAGAAGCTCTTCCAGTTCCTGCAGGCGGAGCCACACAACTCACTTGGCAAAGCGGCCCGGCGTCTCAGCCTCATGCTGCACGGCCTTATGACCCCCAGCCTCCCTTAG
- the EDC4 gene encoding enhancer of mRNA-decapping protein 4 isoform X5, protein MASSCASIDIEDATQHLRDILKLDRPAGGPSAESQRPSNAYNGDLNGLLVPDPLCSGDGTSTNKPGLRAMPPINLQEKQVICLLGDDSSTCIGILAKEVEIVASSDSSISSKARGSNKVKIQPVAKYDWEQKYYYGNLIAVSNSFLAYAIRAANNGSAMVRVISVSTSERTLLKGFTGSVADLAFAHLNSPQLACLDEAGNLFVWRLALVNGKIQEEILVHIRQPEGTPLNHFRRIIWCPFIPEESEDCCEEGSPTVALLHEDRAEVWDLDMLRSNHSTWPVDVSQIKQGFIVVKGHSTCLSEGALSPDGTVLATASHDGFVKFWQIYIEGQDEPRCLHEWKPHDGRPLSCLLFCDNHKKQDPEVPFWRFLITGADQNRELKMWCTVSWTCLQTIRFSPDIFSSVSVPPSLKVCLDLSAEYLILSDVQRKVLYVMELLQNQEEGRACFSSISEFLLTHPVLSFGIQVVSRCRLRHTEVLPAEEENDSLGADGTHGVGAMESAAGVLIKLFCVHTKALQDVQIRFQPQLNPDVVAPLPTHPAHEDFAFGESRPELASEGLGSATHGSQPDLRRIVELPAPADFLSLSSETKPKLMTPDAFMTPSTSLQQIAASPSSSSSSSSSSSLTAVSAMSSTSAVDPSLPRPPEELTLSPKLQLDGGLTMSSSSSLQASPRSLLPGLLPSPADKLPPKGPGQVPTAASTLSLELQEVEPLGLPQASPSRTRSPDVISSASTALSQDIPEIASEALSRGFGSSAPEGLEPDSMASAASALHLLSPRPRPGPELGPQLSLDGGPGDGDRHSTPSLLEAALTQEATAPDSQVWPTAPDITRETCSSLAESPRNGLQEKHKSLAFHRPPYHLLQQHDSQDASAEQSDHDDEVASLASAAGGFGTRVPTPRLPAKDWKTKGSPRASPKLKRKGKKDDGNSSVGSRLTEHQVAEAPEDWPALIWQQQRELAQLRHSQEELLQRLCTQLEGLQSTVTGHVERALESRHEQEQRRLERALAEGQQRGGQLQEQLTQQLSQALSSAVAGRLERSIRDEIKKTVPPCVSRSLEPVAGQLSNSVATKLTAVEGSMKENISKLLKSKNLTDAIARAAADTLQGPMQAAYREAFQSVVLPAFEKSCQAMFQQINDSFRLGTQEYLQQLESHMKSRKAREQEAREPVLAQLRGLVSTLQGATEQMAATVSSSVRAEVQHQLHVAVGSLQEAILAQVQRIVKGEVSVALKEQQAAVTSSIMQAMRSAAGTPVPATHLDCQAQQAHILQLLQQGHLNQAFQQALTAADLNLVLYVCETVDPGQVFGQPPCPLSQPVLLSLIQQLASDLGTRTDLKLSYLEEAVMHLDHSDPITRDHMGSVMAQVRQKLFQFLQAEPHNSLGKAARRLSLMLHGLMTPSLP, encoded by the exons ATGGCCTCCTCCTGCGCGAGCATCGACATCGAGGACGCCACGCAGCACCTGCGGGACATCCTCAAGCTGGACCGGCCCGCGGGGG GTCCCAGTGCAGAGAGCCAGCGACCATCTAATGCCTACAATGGAGATCTCAATGGGCTCCTGGTCCCAGACCCCCTCTGCTCAGGTGATGGTACTTCAACAAACAAGCCTGGTCTCCGAGCCATGCCACCTATTAACCTGCAGGAAAAGCAGGTCAT CTGCCTCTTAGGAGACGACAGTTCCACCTGCATCGGGATTTTGGCCAAGGAAGTGGAGATTGTGGCCAGCAGTGACTCTAGCATCTCGAGCAAGGCACGGGGGAGCAACAAG GTGAAAATCCAGCCCGTCGCCAAGTATGACTGGGAGCAGAAATACTACTATGGCAACCTGATTGCTGTGTCCAACTCTTTCTTGGCCTATGCTATTCGGG CTGCCAACAACGGCTCAGCGATGGTACGGGTGATCAGTGTCAGCACTTCAGAGAGGACCCTGCTCAAAGGCTTCACAGGCAGCGTGGCTGATCTGGCCTTTGCACACCTCAATTCCCCACAGCTGGCCTGCCTGGATGAGGCAGGCAACCTGTTTGTGTGGCGCTTGGCCCTGGTTAATGGCAAAATTCA AGAAGAGATCTTGGTCCATATCCGACAGCCAGAGGGCACTCCACTGAACCACTTCCGCAGGATCATCTGGTGCCCCTTCATCCCCGAAGAGAGTGAGGACTGCTGTGAGGAGGGCAGCCCAACGGTGGCCCTGTTGCATGAGGACCGG GCTGAGGTATGGGACCTGGACATGCTCCGCTCCAACCACAGCACCTGGCCCGTGGATGTCAGCCAGATCAAGCAGGGCTTCATCGTGGTAAAAGGCCACAGCACA TGCCTAAGTGAAGGGGCCCTCTCACCTGATGGGACTGTCCTGGCTACCGCAAGTCATGATGGCTTCGTCAAGTTCTGGCAGATTTACATTGAGGGGCAGGATGAGCCAAG GTGTTTGCACGAGTGGAAGCCTCACGATGGGAGGCCCCTCTCCTGCCTCCTGTTCTGTGACAACCACAAGAAACAGGATCCTGA GGTCCCTTTCTGGAGGTTCCTCATTACTGGCGCTGACCAGAATCGGGAGCTGAAGATGTGGTGCACGGTGTCCTGGACCTGCCTGCAGACCATTCG CTTCTCCCCAGATATCTTCAGCTCAGTGAGTGTGCCCCCCAGCCTCAAGGTTTGCCTGGACCTCTCAGCAGAATACCTGATTCTCAGCGATGTGCAACGGAAG GTCCTCTACGTGATGGAACTGCTGCAGAACCAGGAGGAGGGCCGTGCCTGCTTCAGCTCCATCTCTGAGTTCCTGCTCACCCACCCTGTGCTGAGCTTCGGTATCCAGGTTGTGAGTCGCTGCCGGCTGCGGCACACTGAGGTGCTGCCAGCCGAGGAGGAGAATGACAGCCTAGGGGCTG ATGGGACCCATGGAGTTGGTGCCATGGAGTCTGCAGCCGGTGTGCTCATCAAGCTCTTTTGTGTGCACACTAA GGCATTGCAAGATGTACAGATCCGTTTCCAACCACAGCTGAACCCTGACGTGGTGGCCCCGCTCCCCACACACCCTGCCCATGAGGACTTTG CATTTGGAGAGTCTCGACCAGAACTGGCTTCTGAGGGCCTGGGATCGGCCACTCACGGCTCCCAGCCTGACCTCCGACGCATCGTGGAGCTGCCTGCACCTGCCGACTTCCTCAGTCTGAGCAGTGAGACCAAGCCCAAGCTGATGACACCTGATGCCTTCATGACACCTAGCACCTCCCTGCAGCAG ATCGCTGCATCTcccagtagcagcagcagcagcagcagcagttccTCTCTTACAGCGGTGTCTGCCATGAGCAGTACTTCGGCCGTGGACCCCTCTTTGCCCAG GCCACCTGAGGAGCTGACCTTGAGCCCCAAGCTACAGCTGGATGGCGGTCTGACAatgagcagcagcagcagcctgcaGGCAAGCCCGCGTAGCCTCCTGCCTGGCCTGCTCCCAAGTCCGGCCGACAAATTGCCTCCCAAAGGGCCCGGGCAG GTGCCTACTGCTGCCTCTACACTATCCCTGGAGCTGCAGGAAGTGGAGCCCCTGGGGCTACCCCAGGCTTCCCCCAGCCGCACCCGCTCCCCCGATGTTATCTCCTCAGCTTCCACTGCCCTGTCCCAGGATATCCCTGAGATCGCATCTGAGGCACTGTCCCGTGGCTTTggctcctctgctcctgagggCCTGGAGCCGGACAGTATGGCCTCAGCTGCTTCAGCACTACACCTGCTGTCTCCACGGCCCCGGCCGGGACCCGAGCTTGGCCCCCAGCTTAGCCTGGATGGAGGCCCTGGGGATGGGGATCGGCATAGTACCCCTTCCCTCCTGGAGGCAGCCTTGACCCAGGAGGCCACGGCCCCTGACAGTCAGGTCTGGCCTACGGCACCAGACATTACTCGTGAGACCTGCAGCAGCCTGGCAGAGAG CCCCCGGAATGGCCTCCAGGAAAAGCACAAGAGCCTGGCCTTTCACCGACCACCTTATCACCTGCTGCAGCAACACGACAGTCAGGACGCCAGTGCCGAGCAAAG TGACCACGATGACGAGGTGGCCAGCCTGGCCTCTGCTGCAGGGGGCTTTGGCACCAGAGTTCCCACTCCACGTCTTCCTGCCAAGGACTGGAAGACCAAAGGATCCCCTCGGGCCTCACCCAAGCTCAAGCGAAAGGGCAAAAAGGATGACGG GAATTCATCCGTGGGATCCCGGCTCACAGAGCACCAG GTGGCAGAGGCCCCTGAGGACTGGCCAGCACTAATTTGGCAACAGCAGAGAGAGCTGGCGCAGCTTCGGCACAGCCAAGAAGAGCTGCTACAGCGTCTGTGCACCCAACTTGAAGGCCTGCAGAGCACTGTCACGGGCCACGTAGAACGTGCCCTAGAGTCACGGCACGAGCAGGAGC AGCGGCGACTGGAGCGGGCACTGGCCGAGGGACAGCAGCGTGGTGGGCAGCTGCAGGAACAGCTGACGCAACAGCTGTCCCAAGCACTATCTTCAGCTGTGGCTGGGCGGCTGGAGCGCAGCATACGGGATGAGATCAAGAAGACGGTTCCTCCAT GTGTGTCTAGGAGTCTGGAGCCCGTGGCAGGCCAACTGAGCAACTCAGTGGCCACCAAACTCACAGCCGTGGAGGGTAGCATGAAAGAGAATATCTCCAAGCTGCTGAAGTCCAAG AACTTAACAGATGCCATTGCCCGAGCAGCCGCAGACACGTTACAGGGGCCAATGCAGGCCGCCTACCGTGAAGCCTTCCAGAGCGTGGTACTGCCCGCCTTCGAGAAGAGCTGCCAGGCCATGTTCCAGCAGATCAATGATAGCTTCCGACTGGGCACGCAGGAAT ACTTGCAGCAGCTGGAGAGCCACATGAAGAGCCGAAAGGCACGAGAACAGGAGGCGCGGGAGCCCGTGCTGGCCCAGCTGCGGGGCCTGGTCAGCACACTGCAGGGGGCCACTGAGCAGATGGCGGCTACCGTGTCCAGCAGCGTTCGGGCTGAGGTGCAGCACCAGCTGCACGTGGCTGTGGGCAG CCTGCAAGAGGCAATTTTAGCACAGGTGCAGCGCATTGTTAAGGGTGAGGTGAGTGTGGCACTCAAGGAGCAGCAGGCTGCCGTCACCTCTAGCATCATGCAGGCCATGCGCTCAGCCGCTGGCACACCTGTCCCTGCCACCCACCTCGACTGCCAAGCCCAGCAAGCCCATATCCTGCAGTTGCTGCAGCAGGGCCACCTCAATCAGGCCTTCCAGCAG GCCCTGACAGCTGCCGACCTGAACCTGGTGCTGTACGTGTGTGAAACTGTGGACCCAGGCCAGGTTTTTGGGCAGCCACCTTGCCCCCTCTCCCAGCCTGTACTCCTTTCACTCATCCAGCAACTGGCCTCTGACCTTGGCACTCGAACTGACCTCAAGCTCAG CTACCTggaagaggctgtgatgcacctGGACCACAGTGACCCCATCACTCGGGACCACATGGGCTCTGTCATGGCCCAGGTGCGCCAGAAGCTCTTCCAGTTCCTGCAGGCGGAGCCACACAACTCACTTGGCAAAGCGGCCCGGCGTCTCAGCCTCATGCTGCACGGCCTTATGACCCCCAGCCTCCCTTAG